The following are from one region of the Canis lupus baileyi chromosome 25, mCanLup2.hap1, whole genome shotgun sequence genome:
- the FBXL14 gene encoding F-box/LRR-repeat protein 14 isoform X2, with amino-acid sequence METHISCLFPELLAMIFGYLDVRDKGRAAQVCTAWRDAAYHKSVWRGVEAKLHLRRANPSLFPSLQARGIRRVQILSLRRSLSYVIQGMANIESLNLSGCYNLTDNGLGHAFVQEIGSLRALNLSLCKQITDSSLGRIAQYLKGLEVLELGGCSNITNTGLLLIAWGLQRLKSLNLRSCRHLSDVGIGHLAGMTRSAAEGCLGLEQLTLQDCQKLTDLSLKHISRGLTGLRLLNLSFCGGISDAGLLHLSHMGSLRSLNLRSCDNISDTGIMHLAMGSLRLSGLDVSFCDKVGDQSLAYIAQGLDGLKSLSLCSCHISDDGINRMVRQMHGLRTLNIGQCVRITDKGLELIAEHLSQLTGIDLYGCTRITKRGLERITQLPCLKVLNLGLWQMTDSEKVRDCSDFAWWSCLCQPSTLGTM; translated from the exons atggaGACCCACATCTCGTGCTTGTTCCCCGAGCTGCTGGCCATGATCTTCGGCTACCTGGACGTCCGGGATAAGGGGCGCGCGGCGCAGGTGTGCACGGCCTGGCGGGACGCCGCCTACCACAAGTCGGTGTGGCGGGGGGTGGAGGCCAAGCTGCACCTGCGCCGGGCCAACCCGTCGCTGTTCCCCAGCCTGCAGGCCCGGGGCATCCGCCGCGTGCAGATCCTGAGCCTCCGCCGCAGCCTCAGCTACGTGATCCAGGGCATGGCCAACATCGAGAGCCTCAACCTCAGCGGCTGCTACAACCTCACCGACAACGGGCTGGGCCACGCGTTTGTGCAGGAGATCGGCTCCTTGCGCGCCCTCAACCTGAGCCTCTGCAAGCAGATCACCGACAGCAGCCTGGGCCGCATCGCCCAGTATCTCAAGGGCCTGGAGGTGCTGGAGCTGGGGGGCTGCAGCAACATCACCAACACCGGCCTCCTGCTCATCGCCTGGGGCCTGCAGCGCCTCAAGAGCCTCAACCTCCGCAGCTGCCGCCACCTGTCGGACGTGGGCATCGGGCACCTGGCCGGCATGACGCGCAGCGCGGCCGAGGGCTGCCTGGGCCTGGAGCAGCTCACGCTGCAGGACTGCCAGAAGCTCACGGACCTTTCCCTAAAGCACATCTCGCGGGGGCTGACGGGCCTGAGGCTCCTAAACCTCAGCTTCTGCGGGGGCATCTCAGACGCGGGTCTCCTGCACCTGTCGCACATGGGCAGCCTGCGCAGCCTCAACCTGCGCTCCTGCGATAACATCAGTGACACGGGCATCATGCATCTGGCCATGGGCAGCCTGCGCCTCTCCGGGCTGGATGTGTCCTTCTGTGACAAAGTGGGGGACCAGAGCCTGGCTTACATCGCCCAGGGCCTGGACGGCCTCaagtccctgtccctctgctcctgccacaTCAGCGACGATGGCATCAACCGCATGGTGCGGCAGATGCATGGGCTGCGCACGCTCAACATCGGACAGTGCGTGCGTATCACAGACAAGGGCCTGGAGCTGATCGCTGAGCACCTGAGCCAACTCACCGGCATAGACCTGTATGGCTGCACCCGCATCACCAAGCGCGGTCTGGAGCGCATCACGCAGCTGCCCTGCCTGAAGGTACTCAACCTGGGACTCTGGCAGATGACGGACAGTGAGAAGGTCAG ggATTGCTCTGATTTTGCCTGGTGGAGTTGCCTGTGCCAACCCAGCACACTTGGTACTATGTAA
- the FBXL14 gene encoding F-box/LRR-repeat protein 14 isoform X6, translating into METHISCLFPELLAMIFGYLDVRDKGRAAQVCTAWRDAAYHKSVWRGVEAKLHLRRANPSLFPSLQARGIRRVQILSLRRSLSYVIQGMANIESLNLSGCYNLTDNGLGHAFVQEIGSLRALNLSLCKQITDSSLGRIAQYLKGLEVLELGGCSNITNTGLLLIAWGLQRLKSLNLRSCRHLSDVGIGHLAGMTRSAAEGCLGLEQLTLQDCQKLTDLSLKHISRGLTGLRLLNLSFCGGISDAGLLHLSHMGSLRSLNLRSCDNISDTGIMHLAMGSLRLSGLDVSFCDKVGDQSLAYIAQGLDGLKSLSLCSCHISDDGINRMVRQMHGLRTLNIGQCVRITDKGLELIAEHLSQLTGIDLYGCTRITKRGLERITQLPCLKGLL; encoded by the exons atggaGACCCACATCTCGTGCTTGTTCCCCGAGCTGCTGGCCATGATCTTCGGCTACCTGGACGTCCGGGATAAGGGGCGCGCGGCGCAGGTGTGCACGGCCTGGCGGGACGCCGCCTACCACAAGTCGGTGTGGCGGGGGGTGGAGGCCAAGCTGCACCTGCGCCGGGCCAACCCGTCGCTGTTCCCCAGCCTGCAGGCCCGGGGCATCCGCCGCGTGCAGATCCTGAGCCTCCGCCGCAGCCTCAGCTACGTGATCCAGGGCATGGCCAACATCGAGAGCCTCAACCTCAGCGGCTGCTACAACCTCACCGACAACGGGCTGGGCCACGCGTTTGTGCAGGAGATCGGCTCCTTGCGCGCCCTCAACCTGAGCCTCTGCAAGCAGATCACCGACAGCAGCCTGGGCCGCATCGCCCAGTATCTCAAGGGCCTGGAGGTGCTGGAGCTGGGGGGCTGCAGCAACATCACCAACACCGGCCTCCTGCTCATCGCCTGGGGCCTGCAGCGCCTCAAGAGCCTCAACCTCCGCAGCTGCCGCCACCTGTCGGACGTGGGCATCGGGCACCTGGCCGGCATGACGCGCAGCGCGGCCGAGGGCTGCCTGGGCCTGGAGCAGCTCACGCTGCAGGACTGCCAGAAGCTCACGGACCTTTCCCTAAAGCACATCTCGCGGGGGCTGACGGGCCTGAGGCTCCTAAACCTCAGCTTCTGCGGGGGCATCTCAGACGCGGGTCTCCTGCACCTGTCGCACATGGGCAGCCTGCGCAGCCTCAACCTGCGCTCCTGCGATAACATCAGTGACACGGGCATCATGCATCTGGCCATGGGCAGCCTGCGCCTCTCCGGGCTGGATGTGTCCTTCTGTGACAAAGTGGGGGACCAGAGCCTGGCTTACATCGCCCAGGGCCTGGACGGCCTCaagtccctgtccctctgctcctgccacaTCAGCGACGATGGCATCAACCGCATGGTGCGGCAGATGCATGGGCTGCGCACGCTCAACATCGGACAGTGCGTGCGTATCACAGACAAGGGCCTGGAGCTGATCGCTGAGCACCTGAGCCAACTCACCGGCATAGACCTGTATGGCTGCACCCGCATCACCAAGCGCGGTCTGGAGCGCATCACGCAGCTGCCCTGCCTGAAG ggATTGCTCTGA
- the FBXL14 gene encoding F-box/LRR-repeat protein 14 isoform X4: protein METHISCLFPELLAMIFGYLDVRDKGRAAQVCTAWRDAAYHKSVWRGVEAKLHLRRANPSLFPSLQARGIRRVQILSLRRSLSYVIQGMANIESLNLSGCYNLTDNGLGHAFVQEIGSLRALNLSLCKQITDSSLGRIAQYLKGLEVLELGGCSNITNTGLLLIAWGLQRLKSLNLRSCRHLSDVGIGHLAGMTRSAAEGCLGLEQLTLQDCQKLTDLSLKHISRGLTGLRLLNLSFCGGISDAGLLHLSHMGSLRSLNLRSCDNISDTGIMHLAMGSLRLSGLDVSFCDKVGDQSLAYIAQGLDGLKSLSLCSCHISDDGINRMVRQMHGLRTLNIGQCVRITDKGLELIAEHLSQLTGIDLYGCTRITKRGLERITQLPCLKVLNLGLWQMTDSEKGLL from the exons atggaGACCCACATCTCGTGCTTGTTCCCCGAGCTGCTGGCCATGATCTTCGGCTACCTGGACGTCCGGGATAAGGGGCGCGCGGCGCAGGTGTGCACGGCCTGGCGGGACGCCGCCTACCACAAGTCGGTGTGGCGGGGGGTGGAGGCCAAGCTGCACCTGCGCCGGGCCAACCCGTCGCTGTTCCCCAGCCTGCAGGCCCGGGGCATCCGCCGCGTGCAGATCCTGAGCCTCCGCCGCAGCCTCAGCTACGTGATCCAGGGCATGGCCAACATCGAGAGCCTCAACCTCAGCGGCTGCTACAACCTCACCGACAACGGGCTGGGCCACGCGTTTGTGCAGGAGATCGGCTCCTTGCGCGCCCTCAACCTGAGCCTCTGCAAGCAGATCACCGACAGCAGCCTGGGCCGCATCGCCCAGTATCTCAAGGGCCTGGAGGTGCTGGAGCTGGGGGGCTGCAGCAACATCACCAACACCGGCCTCCTGCTCATCGCCTGGGGCCTGCAGCGCCTCAAGAGCCTCAACCTCCGCAGCTGCCGCCACCTGTCGGACGTGGGCATCGGGCACCTGGCCGGCATGACGCGCAGCGCGGCCGAGGGCTGCCTGGGCCTGGAGCAGCTCACGCTGCAGGACTGCCAGAAGCTCACGGACCTTTCCCTAAAGCACATCTCGCGGGGGCTGACGGGCCTGAGGCTCCTAAACCTCAGCTTCTGCGGGGGCATCTCAGACGCGGGTCTCCTGCACCTGTCGCACATGGGCAGCCTGCGCAGCCTCAACCTGCGCTCCTGCGATAACATCAGTGACACGGGCATCATGCATCTGGCCATGGGCAGCCTGCGCCTCTCCGGGCTGGATGTGTCCTTCTGTGACAAAGTGGGGGACCAGAGCCTGGCTTACATCGCCCAGGGCCTGGACGGCCTCaagtccctgtccctctgctcctgccacaTCAGCGACGATGGCATCAACCGCATGGTGCGGCAGATGCATGGGCTGCGCACGCTCAACATCGGACAGTGCGTGCGTATCACAGACAAGGGCCTGGAGCTGATCGCTGAGCACCTGAGCCAACTCACCGGCATAGACCTGTATGGCTGCACCCGCATCACCAAGCGCGGTCTGGAGCGCATCACGCAGCTGCCCTGCCTGAAGGTACTCAACCTGGGACTCTGGCAGATGACGGACAGTGAGAAG ggATTGCTCTGA
- the FBXL14 gene encoding F-box/LRR-repeat protein 14 isoform X7, whose protein sequence is MANIESLNLSGCYNLTDNGLGHAFVQEIGSLRALNLSLCKQITDSSLGRIAQYLKGLEVLELGGCSNITNTGLLLIAWGLQRLKSLNLRSCRHLSDVGIGHLAGMTRSAAEGCLGLEQLTLQDCQKLTDLSLKHISRGLTGLRLLNLSFCGGISDAGLLHLSHMGSLRSLNLRSCDNISDTGIMHLAMGSLRLSGLDVSFCDKVGDQSLAYIAQGLDGLKSLSLCSCHISDDGINRMVRQMHGLRTLNIGQCVRITDKGLELIAEHLSQLTGIDLYGCTRITKRGLERITQLPCLKVLNLGLWQMTDSEKVRILHCNKRDHGVKETQRPLSINCTVCEFV, encoded by the exons ATGGCCAACATCGAGAGCCTCAACCTCAGCGGCTGCTACAACCTCACCGACAACGGGCTGGGCCACGCGTTTGTGCAGGAGATCGGCTCCTTGCGCGCCCTCAACCTGAGCCTCTGCAAGCAGATCACCGACAGCAGCCTGGGCCGCATCGCCCAGTATCTCAAGGGCCTGGAGGTGCTGGAGCTGGGGGGCTGCAGCAACATCACCAACACCGGCCTCCTGCTCATCGCCTGGGGCCTGCAGCGCCTCAAGAGCCTCAACCTCCGCAGCTGCCGCCACCTGTCGGACGTGGGCATCGGGCACCTGGCCGGCATGACGCGCAGCGCGGCCGAGGGCTGCCTGGGCCTGGAGCAGCTCACGCTGCAGGACTGCCAGAAGCTCACGGACCTTTCCCTAAAGCACATCTCGCGGGGGCTGACGGGCCTGAGGCTCCTAAACCTCAGCTTCTGCGGGGGCATCTCAGACGCGGGTCTCCTGCACCTGTCGCACATGGGCAGCCTGCGCAGCCTCAACCTGCGCTCCTGCGATAACATCAGTGACACGGGCATCATGCATCTGGCCATGGGCAGCCTGCGCCTCTCCGGGCTGGATGTGTCCTTCTGTGACAAAGTGGGGGACCAGAGCCTGGCTTACATCGCCCAGGGCCTGGACGGCCTCaagtccctgtccctctgctcctgccacaTCAGCGACGATGGCATCAACCGCATGGTGCGGCAGATGCATGGGCTGCGCACGCTCAACATCGGACAGTGCGTGCGTATCACAGACAAGGGCCTGGAGCTGATCGCTGAGCACCTGAGCCAACTCACCGGCATAGACCTGTATGGCTGCACCCGCATCACCAAGCGCGGTCTGGAGCGCATCACGCAGCTGCCCTGCCTGAAGGTACTCAACCTGGGACTCTGGCAGATGACGGACAGTGAGAAGGTCAG aatccTCCACTGCAACAAGAGAGACCATGGAGTTAAAGAAACCCAGAGACCTTTATCAATTAATTGTACTGTTTGTGAATTTgtataa
- the FBXL14 gene encoding F-box/LRR-repeat protein 14 isoform X1, with the protein METHISCLFPELLAMIFGYLDVRDKGRAAQVCTAWRDAAYHKSVWRGVEAKLHLRRANPSLFPSLQARGIRRVQILSLRRSLSYVIQGMANIESLNLSGCYNLTDNGLGHAFVQEIGSLRALNLSLCKQITDSSLGRIAQYLKGLEVLELGGCSNITNTGLLLIAWGLQRLKSLNLRSCRHLSDVGIGHLAGMTRSAAEGCLGLEQLTLQDCQKLTDLSLKHISRGLTGLRLLNLSFCGGISDAGLLHLSHMGSLRSLNLRSCDNISDTGIMHLAMGSLRLSGLDVSFCDKVGDQSLAYIAQGLDGLKSLSLCSCHISDDGINRMVRQMHGLRTLNIGQCVRITDKGLELIAEHLSQLTGIDLYGCTRITKRGLERITQLPCLKVLNLGLWQMTDSEKVRILHCNKRDHGVKETQRPLSINCTVCEFV; encoded by the exons atggaGACCCACATCTCGTGCTTGTTCCCCGAGCTGCTGGCCATGATCTTCGGCTACCTGGACGTCCGGGATAAGGGGCGCGCGGCGCAGGTGTGCACGGCCTGGCGGGACGCCGCCTACCACAAGTCGGTGTGGCGGGGGGTGGAGGCCAAGCTGCACCTGCGCCGGGCCAACCCGTCGCTGTTCCCCAGCCTGCAGGCCCGGGGCATCCGCCGCGTGCAGATCCTGAGCCTCCGCCGCAGCCTCAGCTACGTGATCCAGGGCATGGCCAACATCGAGAGCCTCAACCTCAGCGGCTGCTACAACCTCACCGACAACGGGCTGGGCCACGCGTTTGTGCAGGAGATCGGCTCCTTGCGCGCCCTCAACCTGAGCCTCTGCAAGCAGATCACCGACAGCAGCCTGGGCCGCATCGCCCAGTATCTCAAGGGCCTGGAGGTGCTGGAGCTGGGGGGCTGCAGCAACATCACCAACACCGGCCTCCTGCTCATCGCCTGGGGCCTGCAGCGCCTCAAGAGCCTCAACCTCCGCAGCTGCCGCCACCTGTCGGACGTGGGCATCGGGCACCTGGCCGGCATGACGCGCAGCGCGGCCGAGGGCTGCCTGGGCCTGGAGCAGCTCACGCTGCAGGACTGCCAGAAGCTCACGGACCTTTCCCTAAAGCACATCTCGCGGGGGCTGACGGGCCTGAGGCTCCTAAACCTCAGCTTCTGCGGGGGCATCTCAGACGCGGGTCTCCTGCACCTGTCGCACATGGGCAGCCTGCGCAGCCTCAACCTGCGCTCCTGCGATAACATCAGTGACACGGGCATCATGCATCTGGCCATGGGCAGCCTGCGCCTCTCCGGGCTGGATGTGTCCTTCTGTGACAAAGTGGGGGACCAGAGCCTGGCTTACATCGCCCAGGGCCTGGACGGCCTCaagtccctgtccctctgctcctgccacaTCAGCGACGATGGCATCAACCGCATGGTGCGGCAGATGCATGGGCTGCGCACGCTCAACATCGGACAGTGCGTGCGTATCACAGACAAGGGCCTGGAGCTGATCGCTGAGCACCTGAGCCAACTCACCGGCATAGACCTGTATGGCTGCACCCGCATCACCAAGCGCGGTCTGGAGCGCATCACGCAGCTGCCCTGCCTGAAGGTACTCAACCTGGGACTCTGGCAGATGACGGACAGTGAGAAGGTCAG aatccTCCACTGCAACAAGAGAGACCATGGAGTTAAAGAAACCCAGAGACCTTTATCAATTAATTGTACTGTTTGTGAATTTgtataa
- the FBXL14 gene encoding F-box/LRR-repeat protein 14 isoform X5 has protein sequence METHISCLFPELLAMIFGYLDVRDKGRAAQVCTAWRDAAYHKSVWRGVEAKLHLRRANPSLFPSLQARGIRRVQILSLRRSLSYVIQGMANIESLNLSGCYNLTDNGLGHAFVQEIGSLRALNLSLCKQITDSSLGRIAQYLKGLEVLELGGCSNITNTGLLLIAWGLQRLKSLNLRSCRHLSDVGIGHLAGMTRSAAEGCLGLEQLTLQDCQKLTDLSLKHISRGLTGLRLLNLSFCGGISDAGLLHLSHMGSLRSLNLRSCDNISDTGIMHLAMGSLRLSGLDVSFCDKVGDQSLAYIAQGLDGLKSLSLCSCHISDDGINRMVRQMHGLRTLNIGQCVRITDKGLELIAEHLSQLTGIDLYGCTRITKRGLERITQLPCLKNPPLQQERPWS, from the exons atggaGACCCACATCTCGTGCTTGTTCCCCGAGCTGCTGGCCATGATCTTCGGCTACCTGGACGTCCGGGATAAGGGGCGCGCGGCGCAGGTGTGCACGGCCTGGCGGGACGCCGCCTACCACAAGTCGGTGTGGCGGGGGGTGGAGGCCAAGCTGCACCTGCGCCGGGCCAACCCGTCGCTGTTCCCCAGCCTGCAGGCCCGGGGCATCCGCCGCGTGCAGATCCTGAGCCTCCGCCGCAGCCTCAGCTACGTGATCCAGGGCATGGCCAACATCGAGAGCCTCAACCTCAGCGGCTGCTACAACCTCACCGACAACGGGCTGGGCCACGCGTTTGTGCAGGAGATCGGCTCCTTGCGCGCCCTCAACCTGAGCCTCTGCAAGCAGATCACCGACAGCAGCCTGGGCCGCATCGCCCAGTATCTCAAGGGCCTGGAGGTGCTGGAGCTGGGGGGCTGCAGCAACATCACCAACACCGGCCTCCTGCTCATCGCCTGGGGCCTGCAGCGCCTCAAGAGCCTCAACCTCCGCAGCTGCCGCCACCTGTCGGACGTGGGCATCGGGCACCTGGCCGGCATGACGCGCAGCGCGGCCGAGGGCTGCCTGGGCCTGGAGCAGCTCACGCTGCAGGACTGCCAGAAGCTCACGGACCTTTCCCTAAAGCACATCTCGCGGGGGCTGACGGGCCTGAGGCTCCTAAACCTCAGCTTCTGCGGGGGCATCTCAGACGCGGGTCTCCTGCACCTGTCGCACATGGGCAGCCTGCGCAGCCTCAACCTGCGCTCCTGCGATAACATCAGTGACACGGGCATCATGCATCTGGCCATGGGCAGCCTGCGCCTCTCCGGGCTGGATGTGTCCTTCTGTGACAAAGTGGGGGACCAGAGCCTGGCTTACATCGCCCAGGGCCTGGACGGCCTCaagtccctgtccctctgctcctgccacaTCAGCGACGATGGCATCAACCGCATGGTGCGGCAGATGCATGGGCTGCGCACGCTCAACATCGGACAGTGCGTGCGTATCACAGACAAGGGCCTGGAGCTGATCGCTGAGCACCTGAGCCAACTCACCGGCATAGACCTGTATGGCTGCACCCGCATCACCAAGCGCGGTCTGGAGCGCATCACGCAGCTGCCCTGCCTGAAG aatccTCCACTGCAACAAGAGAGACCATGGAGTTAA
- the FBXL14 gene encoding F-box/LRR-repeat protein 14 isoform X3: METHISCLFPELLAMIFGYLDVRDKGRAAQVCTAWRDAAYHKSVWRGVEAKLHLRRANPSLFPSLQARGIRRVQILSLRRSLSYVIQGMANIESLNLSGCYNLTDNGLGHAFVQEIGSLRALNLSLCKQITDSSLGRIAQYLKGLEVLELGGCSNITNTGLLLIAWGLQRLKSLNLRSCRHLSDVGIGHLAGMTRSAAEGCLGLEQLTLQDCQKLTDLSLKHISRGLTGLRLLNLSFCGGISDAGLLHLSHMGSLRSLNLRSCDNISDTGIMHLAMGSLRLSGLDVSFCDKVGDQSLAYIAQGLDGLKSLSLCSCHISDDGINRMVRQMHGLRTLNIGQCVRITDKGLELIAEHLSQLTGIDLYGCTRITKRGLERITQLPCLKVLNLGLWQMTDSEKNPPLQQERPWS; encoded by the exons atggaGACCCACATCTCGTGCTTGTTCCCCGAGCTGCTGGCCATGATCTTCGGCTACCTGGACGTCCGGGATAAGGGGCGCGCGGCGCAGGTGTGCACGGCCTGGCGGGACGCCGCCTACCACAAGTCGGTGTGGCGGGGGGTGGAGGCCAAGCTGCACCTGCGCCGGGCCAACCCGTCGCTGTTCCCCAGCCTGCAGGCCCGGGGCATCCGCCGCGTGCAGATCCTGAGCCTCCGCCGCAGCCTCAGCTACGTGATCCAGGGCATGGCCAACATCGAGAGCCTCAACCTCAGCGGCTGCTACAACCTCACCGACAACGGGCTGGGCCACGCGTTTGTGCAGGAGATCGGCTCCTTGCGCGCCCTCAACCTGAGCCTCTGCAAGCAGATCACCGACAGCAGCCTGGGCCGCATCGCCCAGTATCTCAAGGGCCTGGAGGTGCTGGAGCTGGGGGGCTGCAGCAACATCACCAACACCGGCCTCCTGCTCATCGCCTGGGGCCTGCAGCGCCTCAAGAGCCTCAACCTCCGCAGCTGCCGCCACCTGTCGGACGTGGGCATCGGGCACCTGGCCGGCATGACGCGCAGCGCGGCCGAGGGCTGCCTGGGCCTGGAGCAGCTCACGCTGCAGGACTGCCAGAAGCTCACGGACCTTTCCCTAAAGCACATCTCGCGGGGGCTGACGGGCCTGAGGCTCCTAAACCTCAGCTTCTGCGGGGGCATCTCAGACGCGGGTCTCCTGCACCTGTCGCACATGGGCAGCCTGCGCAGCCTCAACCTGCGCTCCTGCGATAACATCAGTGACACGGGCATCATGCATCTGGCCATGGGCAGCCTGCGCCTCTCCGGGCTGGATGTGTCCTTCTGTGACAAAGTGGGGGACCAGAGCCTGGCTTACATCGCCCAGGGCCTGGACGGCCTCaagtccctgtccctctgctcctgccacaTCAGCGACGATGGCATCAACCGCATGGTGCGGCAGATGCATGGGCTGCGCACGCTCAACATCGGACAGTGCGTGCGTATCACAGACAAGGGCCTGGAGCTGATCGCTGAGCACCTGAGCCAACTCACCGGCATAGACCTGTATGGCTGCACCCGCATCACCAAGCGCGGTCTGGAGCGCATCACGCAGCTGCCCTGCCTGAAGGTACTCAACCTGGGACTCTGGCAGATGACGGACAGTGAGAAG aatccTCCACTGCAACAAGAGAGACCATGGAGTTAA